In Drosophila teissieri strain GT53w chromosome 2R, Prin_Dtei_1.1, whole genome shotgun sequence, the following proteins share a genomic window:
- the LOC122612165 gene encoding protein spinster isoform X2, producing MSLKHQKQSYQPLPTAAAMDNPAMIQSSGSSGSSSSEEGGSREDVANLSPLGLPTTYSSQQLMPSDTDSMEEERHRLRPHHHHHHPLGEHHHIPGIPPSAAVPSRLSSVGRSQWFTVTVLCFVNLINYMDRFTIAGVLTDVRADFDIGNDSAGLLQTVFVISYMVCAPIFGYMGDRYSRPWIMAVGVGLWSTTTLLGSFMKQFGWFIAFRALVGIGEASYSTIAPTIISDLFVHDMRSKMLALFYFAIPVGSGLGYIVGSKTAHLANDWRWALRVTPILGIVAVLLILLIKDPVRGHSEGSHNLEATTYKQDIKALVKNRSFMLSTAGFTCVAFVAGALAWWGPSFIYLGMKMQPGNENIVQDDISYKFGLVAMLAGLIGVPLGSFLAQRLRGRYENCDPYICAVGLFISAPMVFAALVVPQTSESLCFFFVFVAQVALNLCWSIVADILLYVVVPTRRSTAEAFQILISHALGDAGSPYLVGAISEAIMKHLHKNPSDSGLTTELQSMSQVAGTAITNATQAITEATTSLIETAHSAVSQEYSDVEQFEGLQYALFSTSFVEVLGGIFFIFTACFIIKDKYNATRGLQDVTAQQQQRDERGQIA from the exons ATGTCGCTGAAACACCAGAAGCAATCCTACCAACCGCTCCCAACGGCGGCCGCCATGGACAATCCGGCGATGATCCAGAGCAGCGGGAGCAGTGGGAGCAGCTCCTCCGAGGAGGGCGGCAGTCGTGAGGATGTGGCCAATCTCTCGCCGCTCGGACTGCCTACGACCTACTCGTCACAGCAACTGATGCCCTCGGATACGGACAGCATGGAGGAGGAGCGCCACCGCCTGCgtccgcaccaccaccaccaccacccactgggcGAGCACCACCACATCCCGGGCATACCGCCCTCCGCCGCCGTCCCCTCGCGACTCTCCAGCGTGGGCAGATCGCAGTGGTTCACGGTCACCGTTCTCTGCTTCGTCAACCTCATCAACTACATGGATCGCTTCACGATCGCAG GTGTCCTCACAGATGTCCGAGCAGATTTCGACATCGGAAACGACAGTGCCGGACTCCTGCAGACCGTCTTCGTTATCTCGTACATGGTGTGCGCCCCCATCTTCGGTTATATGGGCGATCGCTACTCCCGCCCCTGGATAATGGCGGTGGGCGTGGGTCTGTGGAGCACCACCACGCTGCTGGGGTCGTTCATGAAGCAGTTTGGCTGGTTCATCGCCTTCAGGGCGCTGGTCGGGATCGGTGAGGCGTCGTACAGCACCATCGCACCGACGATCATCTCGGATCTGTTCGTGCACGACATGCGCTCCAAGATGCTGGCACTGTTCTACTTTGCCATACCCGTGGGATCCGGTCTGGG ATACATTGTGGGATCCAAGACGGCGCACCTGGCCAACGACTGGCGCTGGGCCCTGAGGGTCACACCCATTCTGGGCATTGTGGCCGTGCTCCTCATCTTGCTCATCAAGGATCCGGTGCGGGGTCACAGCGAGGGATCGCATAACCTGGAGGCCACCACCTACAAGCAGGACATCAAGGCGCTGGTCAAGAATCGTTCCTTCATGCTCTCCACGGCTGGATTCACGTGCGTCGCCTTCGTGGCCGGAGCTCTGGCCTGGTGGGGACCCTCCTTCATCTATCTAGGCATGAAGATGCAGCCCGGCAACGAGAACATTGTCCAGGACGA CATCTCGTACAAGTTTGGTCTGGTGGCCATGTTGGCTGGACTCATCGGAGTTCCGTTGGGCTCCTTCCTGGCCCAGCGACTGAGGGGTCGCTACGAGAACTGTGACCCGTACATCTGTGCGGTGGGACTCTTCATCTCGGCTCCGATGGTATTTGCTGCACTCGTGGTGCCGCAGACGAGCGAGAGCCTCTgctttttcttcgttttcgtGGCCCAGGTGGCACTGAACCTGTGCTGGTCCATTGTGGCCGACATCCTACTG TATGTGGTGGTTCCCACACGGCGCTCCACAGCCGAGGCCTTCCAAATCCTCATCTCACACGCGCTGGGCGATGCCGGCAGTCCGTATCTGGTGGGCGCA ATCTCTGAGGCCATCATGAAGCACCTGCACAAGAACCCCAGCGACTCTGGTCTGACCACCGAGCTGCAGAGCATGTCCCAAGTGGCGGGAACCGCGATCACCAATGCCACCCAGGCGATCACGGAAGCCACCACCAGTTTGATCGAAACAGCGCACTCAGCGGTCTCCCAGGAA TACTCTGATGTGGAGCAGTTCGAGGGACTGCAGTATGCGCTCTTCTCCACCAGTTTTGTGGAGGTGCTGGGCGGCATCTTCTTCATATTCACCGCCTGCTTCATCATCAAAGACAAGTACAACGCCACGCGAGGACTGCAAG ATGTCACGGctcaacaacagcagcgggaTGAGCGCGGTCAGATTGCCTAA
- the LOC122612165 gene encoding protein spinster isoform X1, whose product MSLKHQKQSYQPLPTAAAMDNPAMIQSSGSSGSSSSEEGGSREDVANLSPLGLPTTYSSQQLMPSDTDSMEEERHRLRPHHHHHHPLGEHHHIPGIPPSAAVPSRLSSVGRSQWFTVTVLCFVNLINYMDRFTIAGVLTDVRADFDIGNDSAGLLQTVFVISYMVCAPIFGYMGDRYSRPWIMAVGVGLWSTTTLLGSFMKQFGWFIAFRALVGIGEASYSTIAPTIISDLFVHDMRSKMLALFYFAIPVGSGLGYIVGSKTAHLANDWRWALRVTPILGIVAVLLILLIKDPVRGHSEGSHNLEATTYKQDIKALVKNRSFMLSTAGFTCVAFVAGALAWWGPSFIYLGMKMQPGNENIVQDDVAFNFGVITMLAGLLGVPLGSFLSQYLVKRYPTADPVICAFGLLVSAPLLTGACLLVNSNSAGTYALIFFGQLALNLNWAIVADILLYVVVPTRRSTAEAFQILISHALGDAGSPYLVGAISEAIMKHLHKNPSDSGLTTELQSMSQVAGTAITNATQAITEATTSLIETAHSAVSQEYSDVEQFEGLQYALFSTSFVEVLGGIFFIFTACFIIKDKYNATRGLQDVTAQQQQRDERGQIA is encoded by the exons ATGTCGCTGAAACACCAGAAGCAATCCTACCAACCGCTCCCAACGGCGGCCGCCATGGACAATCCGGCGATGATCCAGAGCAGCGGGAGCAGTGGGAGCAGCTCCTCCGAGGAGGGCGGCAGTCGTGAGGATGTGGCCAATCTCTCGCCGCTCGGACTGCCTACGACCTACTCGTCACAGCAACTGATGCCCTCGGATACGGACAGCATGGAGGAGGAGCGCCACCGCCTGCgtccgcaccaccaccaccaccacccactgggcGAGCACCACCACATCCCGGGCATACCGCCCTCCGCCGCCGTCCCCTCGCGACTCTCCAGCGTGGGCAGATCGCAGTGGTTCACGGTCACCGTTCTCTGCTTCGTCAACCTCATCAACTACATGGATCGCTTCACGATCGCAG GTGTCCTCACAGATGTCCGAGCAGATTTCGACATCGGAAACGACAGTGCCGGACTCCTGCAGACCGTCTTCGTTATCTCGTACATGGTGTGCGCCCCCATCTTCGGTTATATGGGCGATCGCTACTCCCGCCCCTGGATAATGGCGGTGGGCGTGGGTCTGTGGAGCACCACCACGCTGCTGGGGTCGTTCATGAAGCAGTTTGGCTGGTTCATCGCCTTCAGGGCGCTGGTCGGGATCGGTGAGGCGTCGTACAGCACCATCGCACCGACGATCATCTCGGATCTGTTCGTGCACGACATGCGCTCCAAGATGCTGGCACTGTTCTACTTTGCCATACCCGTGGGATCCGGTCTGGG ATACATTGTGGGATCCAAGACGGCGCACCTGGCCAACGACTGGCGCTGGGCCCTGAGGGTCACACCCATTCTGGGCATTGTGGCCGTGCTCCTCATCTTGCTCATCAAGGATCCGGTGCGGGGTCACAGCGAGGGATCGCATAACCTGGAGGCCACCACCTACAAGCAGGACATCAAGGCGCTGGTCAAGAATCGTTCCTTCATGCTCTCCACGGCTGGATTCACGTGCGTCGCCTTCGTGGCCGGAGCTCTGGCCTGGTGGGGACCCTCCTTCATCTATCTAGGCATGAAGATGCAGCCCGGCAACGAGAACATTGTCCAGGACGA TGTTGCGTTCAACTTCGGAGTCATCACCATGTTGGCGGGCCTGCTGGGCGTGCCGCTGGGCTCGTTCCTGTCCCAGTACCTGGTGAAGCGTTATCCCACGGCGGATCCGGTGATCTGCGCCTTTGGGCTGCTCGTGAGTGCGCCGCTGCTGACGGGCGCCTGCCTGCTGGTGAATAGCAATTCGGCTGGCACCTATGCACTCATATTTTTCGGGCAGTTagctttaaatttgaattggGCAATTGTTGCGGACATACTGCTG TATGTGGTGGTTCCCACACGGCGCTCCACAGCCGAGGCCTTCCAAATCCTCATCTCACACGCGCTGGGCGATGCCGGCAGTCCGTATCTGGTGGGCGCA ATCTCTGAGGCCATCATGAAGCACCTGCACAAGAACCCCAGCGACTCTGGTCTGACCACCGAGCTGCAGAGCATGTCCCAAGTGGCGGGAACCGCGATCACCAATGCCACCCAGGCGATCACGGAAGCCACCACCAGTTTGATCGAAACAGCGCACTCAGCGGTCTCCCAGGAA TACTCTGATGTGGAGCAGTTCGAGGGACTGCAGTATGCGCTCTTCTCCACCAGTTTTGTGGAGGTGCTGGGCGGCATCTTCTTCATATTCACCGCCTGCTTCATCATCAAAGACAAGTACAACGCCACGCGAGGACTGCAAG ATGTCACGGctcaacaacagcagcgggaTGAGCGCGGTCAGATTGCCTAA
- the LOC122612166 gene encoding aspartate aminotransferase, cytoplasmic: MSMLVILRRLNIPVIVQYLQQSAMSIYADVPKGPAIEVFALTQAFKDDSHPSKVNLSVGAYRTDAGVPWVLPVVRKTEISIASDEAVNHEYLPVTGLDTFTSAATELVLGADSPAIKENRAFGVQTISGTGALRVAADFLHIHLNRNVVYYSNPTWENHHKIFSDAGFTTLKSYRYWDQNKRQLDFKNMVADLNEAPPGAVIILHACAHNPTGIDPTQEQWTELADLLEKKKLFPLFDSAYQGFASGDPDRDAWAVRYFVQRGFELFTCQSFAKNFGLYCERAGNLTVVQKCAGTKPAIHSQLTWIVRGQYSNPPAYGARIVSKVLNTPELRKEWMASIQTMSSRIRQMRTALRDKLVALGTPGNWDHIVNQIGMFSYTGLNESQVRVLIDEYHIYLLKTGRINMCGLNTGNIEYVAKAIHAAVTGPGSNAACPCDNKL, from the exons atgtcTATGCTTGTTATTTTGAGAAGACTTAATATTCCCGTTATAGTACAGTACTTGCAG CAATCCGCGATGTCCATCTACGCCGACGTTCCTAAAGGACCCGCCATCGAGGTTTTCGCCCTCACACAGGCCTTCAAGGACGACAGCCATCCCAGCAAGGTCAATTTGTCGGTGGGCG CTTACAGGACAGATGCTGGAGTTCCCTGGGTTTTGCCTGTGGTGCGCAAGACCGAAATTAGCATTGCCAGCGATGAGGCTGTTAACCACGAGTATTTGCCAGTGACTG GACTCGATACGTTCACCAGTGCGGCCACGGAGTTGGTTCTGGGTGCTGATTCCCCGGCCATCAAGGAGAATCGC gcCTTTGGAGTGCAGACCATTTCGGGCACGGGTGCCCTGCGCGTTGCCGCCGATTTTCTGCACATACATCTGAATCGCAATGTGGTTTACTACTCGAACCCCACATGGGAGAATCACCACAAGATCTTTAGCGATGCCGGCTTCACGACCCTGAAATCGTACCGCTACTGGGACCAAAACAAGCGCCAGCTGGACTTCAAGAACATGGTGGCCGATCTGAACGAGGCTCCGCCCGGCGCCGTGATCATTCTGCACGCCTGTGCCCACAATCCCACCGGCATTGATCCCACCCAGGAGCAGTGGACCGAGCTGGCCGATCTGCTGGAGAAGAAGAAGTTGTTCCCGCTGTTCGACTCGGCTTACCAGGGCTTTGCCAGCGGTGATCCTGATCGCGATGCCTGGGCCGTTAGGTACTTCGTGCAGCGTGGCTTTGAGCTCTTCACCTGCCAGTCGTTCGCCAAGAATTTTGGCCTCTACTGCGAACGTGCCGGCAACCTGACAGTGGTGCAAAAGTGTGCCGGTACCAAGCCAGCGATTCACTCCCAGCTGACGTGGATCGTTCGTGGTCAGTACTCGAATCCGCCTGCGTACGGCGCTCGCATCGTTTCCAAGGTCCTTAACACACCGGAGCTGCGCAAGGAGTGGATGGCCTCCATTCAGACCATGTCGAGCCGCATCCGCCAGATGCGTACCGCACTGCGGGACAAGCTGGTCGCCTTGGGCACACCCGGCAACTGGGACCACATTGTCAACCAGATCGGCATGTTCTCCTACACCGGTCTCAACGAGAGCCAGGTACGCGTGCTGATCGACGAGTACCACATTTATCTGCTGAAGACGGGTCGCATCAACATGTGTGGCCTGAATACGGGCAACATTGAGTATGTGGCCAAGGCGATCCATGCCGCGGTCACCGGGCCAGGATCCAACGCTGCCTGTCCTTGCGACAACAAATTGTAA
- the LOC122614360 gene encoding DNA-binding protein SMUBP-2-like, producing the protein MADDPNKPSTSSKTEDAPLFPPAKPGKGVDYGTNNTLELLERIPSQVVDLKLDEVLTAVKEVDKLCDYPRCKTKTSLMGQDCQHCRKRFCFKHGLPEVHGCGEEIKRDERKKFLHPKPAKTIRQEEDVKHAKKRLDAKLKEMQLGRTQKATGGGSKKKNGK; encoded by the exons ATGGCAG ACGATCCAAACAAACCCTCTACCTCGTCCAAAACTGAAGATGCTCCCCTGTTCCCGCCCGCAAAACCTGGAAAAGGAGTTGACTATGGGACAAACAACACATTGGAGCTGCTGGAGCGGATTCCCAGCCAGGTAGTGGATCTCAAGCTGGACGAGGTGCTGACAGCCGTCAAGGAAGTGGATAAACTTTGCGACTATCCGCGGTGCAAGACCAAAACCAGCCTGATGGGCCAGGACTGCCAGCATTGCAGGAAGAGATTCTGCTTCAAGCACGGTCTGCCAGAGGTGCACGGATGTGGCGAGGAGATCAAGCGGGACGAGCGCAAGAAGTTCCTGCATCCCAAGCCGGCGAAAACCATCAGACAGGAGGAGGATGTGAAGCATGCGAAAAAGCGTCTGGATGCTAAGCTGAAGGAAATGCAGTTGGGACGAACTCAAAAAGCCACCGGAGGAGgttccaaaaaaaagaacggaAAATAG